The following are encoded together in the Zingiber officinale cultivar Zhangliang chromosome 8A, Zo_v1.1, whole genome shotgun sequence genome:
- the LOC122011442 gene encoding uncharacterized protein LOC122011442 codes for MLDLTTMASSEKKKHWWVSNRKLVGKYLREARDLVATREHSNVFNAVGLLDAALALSPRHEAALELKARSLLFLRRFREVADMLQDYIPSCAKVGTGEGDSSTSVGSAASAPLNEERFFPRREKSVSACSFRCFSIADLKRKVLAGLSSIPGDGHWRYLVLGHACSRLGLMEDALVLLQTGRRLAAAASRRRSVSSSGDSFISFSDTVGSSGAATESESASQLISHIKLLLRRTSAAAAALEVGAASEAVRHFSKVLDGRRGVPAAYAAGCFVGRASAHRLAGRLAEAIADCNRALAVEPSCITALRTRADLLEAVGAILDCLRDLDHLKLLYDSILRDGKLPGPSWRPHHGVRYRDVATEHRALTARVQQLKNQVAATGGIVDVDYYALMGVRRGCTKSELERANLLLMLRHKPEKSAAFVERLEFGDDHRDPDSARDQAKMSATILYRLLQKGYSRITATVMEQEAAAAAVVERKQVIREKNSMPIKSNFLLETTTSSPTATALFQGMFCRDITAAGSVLPHGAIPVK; via the exons ATGCTTGATTTGACGACAATGGCGagctcggagaagaagaagcacTGGTGGGTGAGCAACAGGAAG CTCGTCGgcaagtaccttcgtgaagcacGAGATCTGGTCGCGACGCGGGAACACTCCAACGTCTTCAACGCCGTCGGCCTCCTCGATGCCGCCCTCGCTCTCTCGCCACGCCACGAGGCCGCGCTGGAGCTCAAAGCGcgctctcttctcttcctccgccgCTTCCGGGAGGTCGCCGACATGCTCCAAGACTATATACCGAGCTGCGCCAAGGTGGGAACCGGCGAGGGCGACTCCTCCACCTCCGTTGGCTCCGCCGCCTCCGCTCCTCTAAATGAGGAGCGATTCTTTCCACGCCGTGAGAAATCCGTCAGCGCTTGCTCCTTCCGCTGCTTCTCCATCGCCGACCTCAAGCGCAAGGTCTTGGCCGGACTCTCTAGTATTCCCGGCGATGGACATTGGAG GTACTTAGTACTTGGCCATGCTTGCAGCCGCCTCGGGCTAATGGAAGACGCTCTGGTCCTCCTCCAAACCGGCCGCCGTCTCGCGGCCGCCGCCTCTCGACGCCGTTCAGTCTCCTCCTCCGGGGACAGCTTCATATCCTTTTCTGACACTGTAGGTAGTAGCGGCGCGGCAACAGAGTCGGAATCCGCCTCCCAACTCATTTCTCACATCAAGCTCCTCCTCCGCCGGACCTCGGCCGCCGCCGCAGCGCTTGAGGTCGGTGCCGCCTCCGAAGCCGTCCGCCACTTCTCCAAGGTCCTCGATGGCCGAAGAGGAGTACCAGCCGCATACGCCGCCGGCTGCTTCGTCGGACGCGCCTCCGCCCACCGCCTGGCTGGCCGCCTAGCGGAGGCTATCGCCGATTGCAATCGCGCCCTCGCAGTGGAGCCTTCGTGCATCACTGCCCTCCGCACCCGCGCAGACCTCCTCGAGGCCGTCGGCGCCATCCTGGACTGCCTCCGCGACCTCGACCACCTGAAGCTCCTCTACGATTCCATACTTCGCGACGGCAAGCTCCCTGGTCCGTCTTGGAGGCCCCACCACGGCGTCCGGTACCGTGACGTGGCGACAGAGCACCGGGCGTTGACCGCTCGGGTGCAACAGCTAAAGAACCAAGTGGCGGCCACCGGAGGGATCGTCGACGTGGACTACTACGCCTTGATGGGAGTCCGCCGTGGGTGCACTAAGTCGGAGTTGGAGCGGGCGAACTTGCTGTTGATGCTGAGACACAAGCCGGAGAAGTCGGCGGCGTTCGTGGAACGGTTGGAGTTCGGCGACGACCACCGGGATCCGGACAGCGCCAGGGATCAGGCGAAGATGTCGGCAACAATACTGTATCGGTTGCTGCAGAAAGGGTATTCGAGGATTACGGCGACGGTGATGGAgcaggaggcggcggcggcggcggtcgtGGAAAGGAAGCAAGTGATCAGGGAGAAAAATTCCATGCCGATAAAATCTAATTTCCTATTGGAAACTACAACCTCGTCACCAACGGCGACTGCGTTGTTTCAGGGGATGTTTTGTCGTGACATAACGGCGGCAGGAAGCGTACTTCCGCACGGTGCAATTCCGGTGAAATAG
- the LOC122011370 gene encoding uncharacterized protein LOC122011370: MISDNEKQIIAWWHKQRSVAVVAACYHYVETLKLLKLYYDSHKDVDKPLEACDEASPFRDDSASSKSKRKRSSLDENIEQRLQESEARLIRLANAIEQGKLIIENVEEEFPPDKIFAELERLQFNPSKIVDAYMLLCFDKAKAKIFFEAPDAYRLDVIHKLMCSSEKHNPFFCMNKLGKD, encoded by the coding sequence ATGATAAGTGATAATGAAAAGCAAATTATAGCATGGTGGCATAAACAACGTTCGGTCGCAGTTGTAGCAGCTTGTTACCATTATGTAGAAACATTGAAATTACTGAAGCTATATTATGACTCTCATAAGGACGTTGATAAGCCATTGGAAGCATGTGATGAAGCAAGTCCATTTCGAGACGATTCAGCATCTAGCAagagcaagaggaaaagatcgTCCCTAGATGAGAATATTGAGCAGAGGCTCCAAGAGAGTGAAGCTAGACTGATTCGATTAGCAAATGCAATTGAACAAGGGAAACTGATAATTGAGAATGTTGAAGAGGAGTTCCCACCTGACAAGATCTTTGCAGAACTAGAAAGATTACAATTCAATCCTTCAAAGATTGTTGATGCATACATGCTCTTATGCTTTGATAAAGCTAAGGCAAAGATTTTTTTTGAAGCTCCAGATGCCTATCGATTGGATGTCATTCATAAGTTGATGTGTAGCTCTGAAAAACACAACCCATTTTTTTGCATGAACAAGCTTGGCAAAGACTAG
- the LOC122008007 gene encoding GDSL esterase/lipase At1g28600-like isoform X2 produces MAPLDTHAICLLVFLFLVISHHVTSCYTAIFSFGDSLADTGNSVAIDGHSANDAATKLPYGETYFGRPTGRFSDGRLIIDFIAQAMGLPFVRPYLAGGSEEEFRHGVNFAVAGATAMNNSFFRKQGIDVTWTAYSLDVQIEWFKQLLHSNPSISDPSVLSNALFLVGEIGGNDYNHPFFQHEPFDKIRKLVPSVIEAISSAITALVKLGAKNLVVPGNFPIGCVPLYLRQFQSKNAEDYDQKTGCIKWLNEFSVYHNRLLQDELDHLNGVYHNATITYADYYKAAMRIFDSPKQFGFTTPLTGCCRGCGESLCEDPSRYVSWDGLHLTEAAYKTIADGLLQGPARVPSLNQTCSVRQQSSASANSLKFFTSIDSSRWFDVWNVRES; encoded by the exons ATGGCACCCCTCGATACTCATGCCATCTGTTTGCTCGTGTTCCTCTTTCTCGTCATCAGCCACCATGTGACGAGCTGCTACACGGCCATATTTAGCTTCGGAGATTCCCTTGCAGACACAGGAAATTCGGTAGCCATCGACGGGCACTCTGCCAACGACGCTGCTACCAAGCTTCCCTACGGCGAGACTTACTTCGGCCGACCAACAGGGCGATTCTCAGATGGACGACTCATCATAGACTTCATTG CACAAGCTATGGGATTGCCATTTGTGCGGCCGTACCTCGCCGGAGGGAGCGAAGAGGAATTCAGGCATGGGGTGAACTTCGCAGTGGCAGGTGCCACCGCAATGAACAACTCCTTCTTCAGGAAGCAGGGAATTGATGTCACTTGGACGGCGTATTCCTTGGACGTTCAGATTGAGTGGTTCAAGCAGTTGCTCCATTCCAACCCATCCATTTCAG ACCCATCCGTCTTGAGCAACGCTCTGTTCTTAGTAGGAGAGATCGGAGGGAATGACTACAACCATCCATTCTTCCAACATGAACCGTTCGATAAAATCAGAAAATTAGTGCCTAGTGTGATCGAAGCAATCAGTTCAGCAATCACT GCTTTAGTCAAACTTGGTGCCAAAAACTTGGTGGTTCCCGGAAACTTTCCGATCGGTTGCGTTCCCCTATATCTTAGACAGTTCCAGAGCAAAAATGCCGAAGATTATGATCAGAAAACTGGCTGCATCAAGTGGTTGAATGAGTTCTCGGTCTATCATAACAGATTGCTGCAGGATGAACTAGACCATCTTAATGGAGTTTATCATAATGCAACCATCACATATGCTGATTACTACAAAGCAGCCATGAGGATTTTCGATTCCCCGAAACAATTCG GTTTTACGACACCTCTGACTGGATGCTGCAGGGGGTGTGGCGAATCCTTGTGCGAAGATCCATCGAGGTATGTTTCCTGGGACGGGTTGCACCTGACAGAGGCAGCATATAAAACGATCGCTGATGGTCTTTTACAAGGGCCTGCGCGTGTTCCTTCATTGAACCAAACTTGCTCGGTCAGACAACAAAGCTCTGCTTCGGCGAATTCACTGAAGTTCTTCACGAGCATTGATAGTAGCAGATGGTTCGATGTCTGGAATGTCAGAGAGTCATGA
- the LOC122008007 gene encoding GDSL esterase/lipase At1g28600-like isoform X1: protein MAPLDTHAICLLVFLFLVISHHVTSCYTAIFSFGDSLADTGNSVAIDGHSANDAATKLPYGETYFGRPTGRFSDGRLIIDFIAQAMGLPFVRPYLAGGSEEEFRHGVNFAVAGATAMNNSFFRKQGIDVTWTAYSLDVQIEWFKQLLHSNPSISADPSVLSNALFLVGEIGGNDYNHPFFQHEPFDKIRKLVPSVIEAISSAITALVKLGAKNLVVPGNFPIGCVPLYLRQFQSKNAEDYDQKTGCIKWLNEFSVYHNRLLQDELDHLNGVYHNATITYADYYKAAMRIFDSPKQFGFTTPLTGCCRGCGESLCEDPSRYVSWDGLHLTEAAYKTIADGLLQGPARVPSLNQTCSVRQQSSASANSLKFFTSIDSSRWFDVWNVRES from the exons ATGGCACCCCTCGATACTCATGCCATCTGTTTGCTCGTGTTCCTCTTTCTCGTCATCAGCCACCATGTGACGAGCTGCTACACGGCCATATTTAGCTTCGGAGATTCCCTTGCAGACACAGGAAATTCGGTAGCCATCGACGGGCACTCTGCCAACGACGCTGCTACCAAGCTTCCCTACGGCGAGACTTACTTCGGCCGACCAACAGGGCGATTCTCAGATGGACGACTCATCATAGACTTCATTG CACAAGCTATGGGATTGCCATTTGTGCGGCCGTACCTCGCCGGAGGGAGCGAAGAGGAATTCAGGCATGGGGTGAACTTCGCAGTGGCAGGTGCCACCGCAATGAACAACTCCTTCTTCAGGAAGCAGGGAATTGATGTCACTTGGACGGCGTATTCCTTGGACGTTCAGATTGAGTGGTTCAAGCAGTTGCTCCATTCCAACCCATCCATTTCAG CAGACCCATCCGTCTTGAGCAACGCTCTGTTCTTAGTAGGAGAGATCGGAGGGAATGACTACAACCATCCATTCTTCCAACATGAACCGTTCGATAAAATCAGAAAATTAGTGCCTAGTGTGATCGAAGCAATCAGTTCAGCAATCACT GCTTTAGTCAAACTTGGTGCCAAAAACTTGGTGGTTCCCGGAAACTTTCCGATCGGTTGCGTTCCCCTATATCTTAGACAGTTCCAGAGCAAAAATGCCGAAGATTATGATCAGAAAACTGGCTGCATCAAGTGGTTGAATGAGTTCTCGGTCTATCATAACAGATTGCTGCAGGATGAACTAGACCATCTTAATGGAGTTTATCATAATGCAACCATCACATATGCTGATTACTACAAAGCAGCCATGAGGATTTTCGATTCCCCGAAACAATTCG GTTTTACGACACCTCTGACTGGATGCTGCAGGGGGTGTGGCGAATCCTTGTGCGAAGATCCATCGAGGTATGTTTCCTGGGACGGGTTGCACCTGACAGAGGCAGCATATAAAACGATCGCTGATGGTCTTTTACAAGGGCCTGCGCGTGTTCCTTCATTGAACCAAACTTGCTCGGTCAGACAACAAAGCTCTGCTTCGGCGAATTCACTGAAGTTCTTCACGAGCATTGATAGTAGCAGATGGTTCGATGTCTGGAATGTCAGAGAGTCATGA
- the LOC122011825 gene encoding uncharacterized protein LOC122011825, with amino-acid sequence MTSIFTFKHFCFFMALFFFTVCCKSDQTPVSLVAKAMTCFDNSVVYSSCQESYRLNAEGTINVPKEATDDYCGGPCLSETKFVLSCVDEILYTFKFYNGASVQDVKYTLDAGCGDTNKRGDFDVAEHLGDSGSHYSHGAADGYADYDDAIANKISAPINLLIIFSFVLLL; translated from the exons ATGACTTCCATTTTCACCTTCAAGCATTTTTGCTTCTTCATGGCACTCTTCTTCTTCACAGTTTGTTGCAAATCAG ATCAAACTCCTGTAAGCCTTGTTGCGAAAGCCATGACATGTTTCGACAATAGCGTG GTTTATAGCAGTTGCCAAGAGTCATACAGACTGAACGCAGAAGGGACGATCAATGTCCCTAAAGAGGCGACTGATGACTACTGCGGTGGTCCATGCCTTAGCGAGACAAAGTTCGTGCTTTCGTGTGTGGACGAAATACTGTATACTTTCAAGTTCTACAATGGCGCGTCGGTTCAGGATGTTAAATATACCCTCGATGCAGGCTGTGGCGACACAAACAAGAGAG GAGATTTTGATGTTGCTGAACATTTGGGAGATAGTGGTAGCCATTATTCACATGGTGCTGCTGATGGCTATGCGGACTATGATGATGCAATTGCAAACAAGATCAGTGCTCCCATTAACTTGCTGATAATCTTCAGTTTTGTTTTACTTCTGTGA
- the LOC122008007 gene encoding GDSL esterase/lipase At1g28600-like isoform X3: protein MAPLDTHAICLLVFLFLVISHHVTSCYTAIFSFGDSLADTGNSVAIDGHSANDAATKLPYGETYFGRPTGRFSDGRLIIDFIAQAMGLPFVRPYLAGGSEEEFRHGVNFAVAGATAMNNSFFRKQGIDVTWTAYSLDVQIEWFKQLLHSNPSISVGEIGGNDYNHPFFQHEPFDKIRKLVPSVIEAISSAITALVKLGAKNLVVPGNFPIGCVPLYLRQFQSKNAEDYDQKTGCIKWLNEFSVYHNRLLQDELDHLNGVYHNATITYADYYKAAMRIFDSPKQFGFTTPLTGCCRGCGESLCEDPSRYVSWDGLHLTEAAYKTIADGLLQGPARVPSLNQTCSVRQQSSASANSLKFFTSIDSSRWFDVWNVRES, encoded by the exons ATGGCACCCCTCGATACTCATGCCATCTGTTTGCTCGTGTTCCTCTTTCTCGTCATCAGCCACCATGTGACGAGCTGCTACACGGCCATATTTAGCTTCGGAGATTCCCTTGCAGACACAGGAAATTCGGTAGCCATCGACGGGCACTCTGCCAACGACGCTGCTACCAAGCTTCCCTACGGCGAGACTTACTTCGGCCGACCAACAGGGCGATTCTCAGATGGACGACTCATCATAGACTTCATTG CACAAGCTATGGGATTGCCATTTGTGCGGCCGTACCTCGCCGGAGGGAGCGAAGAGGAATTCAGGCATGGGGTGAACTTCGCAGTGGCAGGTGCCACCGCAATGAACAACTCCTTCTTCAGGAAGCAGGGAATTGATGTCACTTGGACGGCGTATTCCTTGGACGTTCAGATTGAGTGGTTCAAGCAGTTGCTCCATTCCAACCCATCCATTTCAG TAGGAGAGATCGGAGGGAATGACTACAACCATCCATTCTTCCAACATGAACCGTTCGATAAAATCAGAAAATTAGTGCCTAGTGTGATCGAAGCAATCAGTTCAGCAATCACT GCTTTAGTCAAACTTGGTGCCAAAAACTTGGTGGTTCCCGGAAACTTTCCGATCGGTTGCGTTCCCCTATATCTTAGACAGTTCCAGAGCAAAAATGCCGAAGATTATGATCAGAAAACTGGCTGCATCAAGTGGTTGAATGAGTTCTCGGTCTATCATAACAGATTGCTGCAGGATGAACTAGACCATCTTAATGGAGTTTATCATAATGCAACCATCACATATGCTGATTACTACAAAGCAGCCATGAGGATTTTCGATTCCCCGAAACAATTCG GTTTTACGACACCTCTGACTGGATGCTGCAGGGGGTGTGGCGAATCCTTGTGCGAAGATCCATCGAGGTATGTTTCCTGGGACGGGTTGCACCTGACAGAGGCAGCATATAAAACGATCGCTGATGGTCTTTTACAAGGGCCTGCGCGTGTTCCTTCATTGAACCAAACTTGCTCGGTCAGACAACAAAGCTCTGCTTCGGCGAATTCACTGAAGTTCTTCACGAGCATTGATAGTAGCAGATGGTTCGATGTCTGGAATGTCAGAGAGTCATGA